A single window of Pontibacillus chungwhensis DNA harbors:
- the rpmJ gene encoding 50S ribosomal protein L36: protein MKVRPSVKPICEKCKVIRRKGKVMVICDNPKHKQKQG from the coding sequence ATGAAGGTAAGACCATCTGTAAAACCAATTTGCGAAAAATGCAAAGTTATCCGTCGTAAAGGTAAAGTAATGGTAATTTGCGATAATCCTAAGCATAAACAAAAACAAGGATAA
- a CDS encoding KOW domain-containing RNA-binding protein: MNEADSSPRIGQVVRVLQGREVEQYMIIIGFVDDRFVMLADGEKRKYDRPKKKNIQHIECTEYVSPEVENSLLETGRVTNGKLRFALSKFVDEAVTDLKKGDQLDGERRCN, encoded by the coding sequence TTGAACGAAGCGGATTCGAGTCCACGAATAGGTCAGGTTGTTCGTGTTTTGCAAGGACGTGAGGTTGAACAATATATGATTATCATCGGATTTGTTGATGATCGTTTTGTGATGCTCGCAGACGGAGAAAAACGAAAGTACGACAGGCCGAAGAAGAAGAATATTCAACACATTGAATGTACTGAGTATGTTTCTCCTGAGGTCGAAAATAGCCTTCTAGAAACTGGTCGCGTAACGAATGGCAAACTTCGTTTTGCCTTATCAAAATTTGTAGATGAAGCAGTGACTGATTTGAAGAAGGGAGATCAACTCGATGGCGAAAGAAGATGTAATTGA
- a CDS encoding energy-coupling factor transporter transmembrane component T family protein, which produces MNSSMVIGQYVPGNSPVHHMDPRAKITIIFFFVIVVFFANSVASYAALGLFALISVAITRISPRFIAKGLKPVWFLIIFTFLLHLVVTKEGTVLFSILGFDVYSGALIQGVAISLRFFLLILITSLLTLTTTPIAITDAIESMLHPLKKVKFPVHELALMMSISLRFIPTLMQETEKISKAQASRGVDFRTGPVKERLKAIVPLLVPLFVSAFKRAEELAMAMEARGYQGGEGRTKLRELVLRKVDYTVLVLFAIVIIAVFLTRA; this is translated from the coding sequence ATGAACAGTTCCATGGTTATCGGACAATATGTCCCAGGGAACTCACCTGTCCACCATATGGACCCAAGAGCTAAGATTACAATCATCTTTTTCTTTGTGATCGTCGTCTTTTTCGCTAACTCGGTGGCGAGTTATGCAGCCCTTGGATTATTTGCCCTCATTAGTGTAGCGATTACGAGGATTTCCCCGCGCTTTATTGCTAAGGGTTTGAAGCCAGTTTGGTTTTTAATCATCTTTACGTTCCTCTTACACCTCGTGGTTACGAAAGAGGGAACGGTGCTATTTTCTATATTAGGTTTTGATGTTTATTCAGGTGCACTTATACAAGGTGTTGCGATTTCGTTACGCTTTTTCTTATTAATTCTGATTACATCGTTACTGACTCTTACGACCACGCCGATTGCTATAACTGATGCTATTGAGAGTATGCTTCATCCTCTGAAAAAGGTGAAATTTCCTGTACACGAATTAGCCTTGATGATGTCTATATCTTTACGATTTATACCGACGCTTATGCAAGAGACGGAAAAGATATCAAAAGCTCAAGCCTCAAGAGGTGTTGACTTTAGAACAGGGCCGGTTAAAGAACGATTAAAAGCCATTGTCCCTTTGTTGGTCCCTCTTTTTGTAAGCGCGTTTAAGCGTGCTGAAGAATTAGCTATGGCGATGGAAGCTAGAGGATATCAAGGAGGCGAAGGTCGGACAAAGCTTCGGGAACTTGTTCTACGTAAAGTGGATTATACAGTCCTTGTTTTGTTTGCCATTGTCATCATTGCAGTATTTTTAACTAGAGCATAG
- the rpsK gene encoding 30S ribosomal protein S11 — translation MARKTNTRKRRVKKNIDTGVAHIRSTFNNTIVTITDVQGNAVSWSSAGSLGFRGSRKSTPFAAQMASEAAAKAGMEHGLKSVEVTVKGPGAGREAAIRALQATGLEVTAIVDVTPVPHNGCRPPKRRRV, via the coding sequence ATGGCTCGTAAAACAAACACTCGTAAGCGCCGTGTGAAAAAGAATATTGACACGGGTGTCGCGCACATCCGTTCTACGTTTAACAACACTATCGTTACGATTACTGACGTTCAAGGTAACGCAGTATCTTGGAGTAGTGCTGGTTCTCTTGGTTTCAGAGGTTCTCGTAAATCTACTCCATTCGCTGCACAAATGGCATCTGAAGCAGCTGCAAAAGCTGGTATGGAGCACGGTTTAAAATCTGTAGAAGTAACGGTTAAAGGCCCTGGTGCTGGCCGTGAAGCTGCAATTCGTGCACTTCAAGCTACAGGACTAGAAGTTACAGCCATTGTTGATGTAACTCCAGTACCTCACAATGGTTGCCGCCCACCAAAACGTCGTCGTGTATAA
- the rpsM gene encoding 30S ribosomal protein S13: MARIAGIDIPRDKRIVISLTYVYGIGHTTAKNVLAEAGVSEDTRVRDLTEDELAKIRTALESYTVEGDLRRENSLNVKRLIEIGSYRGIRHRRSLPLRGQKTKNNSRTRKGPRRTVANKKK, translated from the coding sequence ATGGCACGTATTGCTGGTATTGACATTCCACGTGACAAACGTATTGTCATTTCATTAACGTATGTATACGGCATTGGACACACTACTGCTAAAAATGTTTTAGCGGAAGCTGGCGTATCTGAGGATACTCGTGTTCGTGACCTAACAGAAGATGAATTAGCTAAGATTCGTACAGCTCTTGAGAGCTACACTGTAGAAGGTGATCTTCGTCGTGAGAACTCTCTTAACGTGAAGCGCCTGATCGAAATCGGTTCCTACCGTGGAATCCGTCACCGTCGTAGTCTTCCACTTCGCGGTCAGAAAACGAAAAACAACTCTCGTACGCGTAAAGGTCCACGTCGTACAGTTGCAAACAAGAAAAAATAA
- a CDS encoding energy-coupling factor ABC transporter ATP-binding protein, protein MEKSFLEFQNVSFQYREDSPMVLNDVSIQVNQNEWVAVIGHNGSGKSTMAKLMNGLLFPNAGEVHVDGLELSEENIWEIRRKVGMVFQNPDNQFVGTTVKDDVAFGLENHGIPREEMVKRIAQSLKAVGMEEYEDHEPHRLSGGQKQRVAIASVLAVAPSMIILDEATAMLDPKGRKEIMHTVNQVRQERDVSIVTITHDLNEVTLADRVVVMNDGDVWFEGTPRELFEHREDLQTIGLDIPLVSKFAHELHQLGLNISKQPLNHEELMDEIWTLHSTT, encoded by the coding sequence ATGGAGAAGAGTTTCTTAGAATTTCAAAACGTCTCTTTCCAGTATCGAGAAGACAGCCCTATGGTTTTGAATGACGTCTCCATTCAAGTAAATCAAAATGAGTGGGTCGCTGTGATCGGCCATAATGGTTCAGGTAAGTCAACTATGGCTAAGCTTATGAACGGATTGCTCTTCCCAAATGCAGGTGAAGTGCATGTTGATGGGCTCGAGCTTTCTGAAGAGAATATTTGGGAGATTCGTCGTAAAGTAGGGATGGTATTCCAAAATCCAGATAACCAGTTTGTGGGGACTACGGTTAAGGATGATGTTGCTTTCGGGCTTGAAAACCATGGAATCCCTCGTGAGGAAATGGTGAAAAGAATTGCCCAAAGCTTAAAAGCTGTTGGGATGGAAGAGTATGAGGATCATGAACCCCATCGATTATCAGGTGGCCAGAAACAGCGTGTAGCCATTGCGAGTGTGCTGGCTGTCGCGCCTTCTATGATCATTCTTGATGAAGCAACAGCTATGTTAGATCCAAAAGGGAGAAAAGAGATTATGCATACGGTCAACCAGGTGCGACAGGAACGGGATGTTTCAATTGTAACGATTACACATGACTTAAATGAAGTAACGCTCGCTGATCGGGTTGTGGTTATGAATGATGGGGATGTTTGGTTTGAAGGGACTCCAAGGGAACTGTTTGAACATAGAGAAGACTTACAGACTATTGGTTTAGACATTCCTCTTGTGTCAAAGTTCGCTCATGAGTTACACCAGCTTGGGCTGAATATATCAAAGCAACCTCTAAATCACGAAGAATTGATGGATGAAATATGGACATTACATTCAACAACGTAA
- the infA gene encoding translation initiation factor IF-1, producing the protein MAKEDVIEVEGTIVDTLPNAMFKVELENGHTVLAHVSGKIRMHFIRILPGDKVTVELSPYDLSRGRITYRYK; encoded by the coding sequence ATGGCGAAAGAAGATGTAATTGAAGTAGAAGGAACAATCGTTGACACATTGCCTAATGCAATGTTTAAAGTTGAGTTAGAGAACGGTCATACCGTACTCGCTCACGTTTCCGGTAAGATACGCATGCATTTCATTCGTATTCTTCCAGGAGATAAAGTGACGGTTGAACTTTCTCCATATGATTTAAGTAGAGGACGTATTACCTACCGCTATAAATAA
- the truA gene encoding tRNA pseudouridine(38-40) synthase TruA yields MVRVACVVSYDGTHFSGFQVQPNGRTVQEVIERALKKIHKGEEIRLHPSGRTDAGVHARGQVLHFDSNLDNPNMNWRKALQSLMPDDVVIQRAEPVSDDFHSRYNSKKKEYRYRVLHRDIPDVFRRGVTFHYPYKLNIEAIQEACAIVEGTHDFTSFCSKKTTMKGDCVRTLYSVRCEVVDDELIFTFIGNGFLYNMVRILVGTFLEIGSGKKQVSDLNKILETRDRDMAGKTAPPQGLFLWNVDYL; encoded by the coding sequence ATGGTTCGTGTTGCTTGTGTGGTAAGCTACGATGGTACTCATTTTTCCGGTTTTCAAGTTCAACCGAACGGGAGAACGGTTCAAGAAGTGATTGAGAGAGCGTTGAAGAAGATTCATAAGGGGGAAGAAATTCGTTTGCATCCCTCTGGTCGAACAGATGCAGGCGTGCACGCACGTGGACAAGTGCTTCATTTCGACTCCAACCTAGACAACCCTAATATGAATTGGAGAAAGGCTTTGCAGTCGTTAATGCCAGATGATGTGGTGATTCAACGAGCGGAACCGGTCTCTGATGATTTCCATTCGCGCTATAACAGTAAAAAGAAAGAATACCGGTATCGAGTATTACACCGGGACATCCCTGATGTATTCCGGAGAGGTGTAACATTTCATTACCCTTACAAGCTAAATATAGAGGCTATACAAGAGGCGTGTGCTATTGTAGAAGGGACGCATGACTTTACGTCCTTTTGTTCAAAGAAAACGACCATGAAGGGCGACTGTGTCCGTACTCTGTATTCCGTTCGCTGTGAAGTGGTGGATGACGAGCTGATCTTTACGTTTATAGGGAATGGTTTTCTTTACAATATGGTACGTATTTTGGTTGGAACATTTCTTGAGATTGGTTCCGGAAAAAAACAAGTATCAGATTTAAATAAAATTTTGGAAACAAGAGATCGAGATATGGCTGGCAAAACGGCGCCGCCACAGGGGCTGTTTCTGTGGAATGTAGATTATTTGTAA
- the cwlD gene encoding N-acetylmuramoyl-L-alanine amidase CwlD yields the protein MGKAFKISSWLIGLVVLIVLLRYPIETNDSWQTWSLPLAGKVVVIDPGHGGVDGGAVGSDQTLEKEITLEVSKKLRDYLQQAGALVYMTREKDMDLADEDEKIISKRKSQDLRRRVEFINEKEADFYVSVHLNAIPSPKWHGAQSFYNASSPESEQLAKFIQSEIKRNLENTNRSALAISNMYLLRSTEAPGALVEIGFLSNIHERDLLKTDEYQNKVAASVYEGVLRYVTEEEAPE from the coding sequence ATGGGAAAAGCTTTTAAAATTTCTAGTTGGTTGATTGGTTTAGTGGTTCTCATAGTTCTTTTACGTTATCCAATTGAAACGAATGATTCTTGGCAAACATGGTCCCTTCCCCTCGCTGGTAAGGTTGTGGTGATCGATCCAGGGCATGGTGGTGTCGATGGCGGGGCGGTAGGGAGTGATCAAACACTTGAGAAAGAAATTACGCTTGAAGTCTCTAAAAAACTACGGGATTACTTGCAGCAAGCGGGAGCACTTGTTTATATGACTAGGGAAAAGGATATGGATCTTGCTGATGAAGACGAGAAAATTATATCTAAACGTAAGTCACAGGATTTAAGAAGGCGCGTGGAGTTTATTAATGAGAAAGAAGCGGATTTTTATGTAAGTGTTCATCTGAATGCTATTCCTTCTCCTAAGTGGCATGGGGCACAGTCTTTTTACAATGCCTCTTCACCAGAAAGTGAGCAGCTTGCAAAGTTTATTCAAAGTGAAATAAAGAGGAACCTTGAAAATACGAATCGGAGTGCATTAGCGATCAGCAATATGTATTTACTACGTAGTACAGAGGCTCCGGGGGCTCTTGTTGAAATTGGCTTTTTATCAAATATTCATGAGCGGGACTTGTTAAAGACAGATGAGTATCAAAATAAGGTGGCGGCTTCCGTTTATGAAGGGGTCTTACGTTACGTCACAGAAGAGGAAGCACCTGAGTAA
- the rpsI gene encoding 30S ribosomal protein S9 encodes MAQVQYYGTGRRKTSVARVRLVPGTGRIVINKRDSEDYFPYETLRVITKQPLAVTENEGNYDVYVNVDGGGFTGQAGAIRHGIARALLEADPEYRTTLKRAGLLTRDPRKKERKKYGLKAARRAPQFSKR; translated from the coding sequence ATGGCACAAGTACAATACTACGGTACCGGACGTCGTAAAACTTCTGTAGCGCGTGTACGTTTAGTTCCAGGTACAGGCCGTATCGTGATTAACAAACGTGACTCAGAAGATTATTTCCCATATGAAACGCTACGTGTGATCACTAAACAACCTTTAGCTGTGACTGAAAACGAAGGCAACTATGACGTTTATGTAAACGTTGATGGTGGTGGCTTCACAGGTCAAGCTGGTGCAATCCGTCACGGAATTGCACGCGCGTTGTTAGAAGCAGATCCAGAATACCGTACGACTCTTAAGCGTGCAGGTCTACTTACACGTGACCCTCGTAAGAAAGAGCGTAAGAAATACGGTCTTAAAGCTGCTCGTCGTGCTCCACAATTCTCAAAACGTTAA
- a CDS encoding DUF2521 family protein → MSVVSIDRLRLNKQLAFERNLLRELTFTEVQNDVSRRFQRFFHSFQVYESAIKEEAVEQAMEAYLLGAEASQFLLMGESIDAIEKRYKVELGTIALDFFDYLEYWQQASGVNGWFAVKAEKSCEDFVDTWWKIGLERGERRRRLKLD, encoded by the coding sequence ATGTCGGTTGTATCTATTGATCGGCTCCGTTTAAATAAACAGTTAGCTTTTGAACGTAACTTGTTACGTGAATTGACCTTTACTGAGGTTCAAAATGATGTTTCTAGACGATTCCAGCGTTTCTTTCATTCCTTTCAGGTTTATGAGTCAGCCATCAAAGAAGAAGCGGTTGAGCAAGCTATGGAGGCTTATTTACTAGGGGCTGAGGCCAGCCAATTCCTCCTCATGGGGGAAAGTATAGATGCGATTGAGAAGCGTTATAAGGTGGAGCTTGGGACGATTGCACTCGATTTCTTTGATTATCTGGAATACTGGCAGCAAGCTTCTGGTGTAAATGGGTGGTTTGCTGTAAAAGCGGAAAAGAGCTGTGAAGATTTCGTTGATACCTGGTGGAAGATTGGTTTAGAAAGAGGAGAACGGCGCAGGCGACTGAAGCTCGATTAG
- the rplM gene encoding 50S ribosomal protein L13: MRTTFMANESNVERKWYVVDAEGQTLGRLASEIAAILRGKHKATYTPHVDTGDHVIIVNAEKIELTGKKLTDKMYYRHTNYVGGLKERNALEMRTNYPQQMIELAVKGMLPNGSLGRKMGKKLHVYAGPEHKHQAQKPEAYELRG, translated from the coding sequence ATGCGCACAACTTTTATGGCAAACGAAAGCAACGTTGAACGCAAATGGTATGTTGTTGATGCTGAAGGTCAAACACTAGGTCGTTTGGCTAGTGAAATTGCAGCAATCCTTCGCGGTAAGCATAAAGCAACTTACACTCCTCACGTTGATACTGGCGACCATGTCATTATCGTAAACGCTGAGAAGATCGAACTTACAGGTAAAAAACTGACGGACAAGATGTACTACCGTCACACAAATTATGTTGGTGGACTTAAAGAGCGTAACGCTTTAGAAATGCGTACGAACTATCCACAACAAATGATCGAGCTAGCCGTTAAAGGTATGTTACCTAACGGAAGCCTAGGACGCAAAATGGGCAAAAAGCTACATGTTTATGCAGGTCCTGAACACAAGCATCAAGCACAAAAACCAGAAGCATATGAGCTTCGCGGTTAA
- a CDS encoding adenylate kinase, producing MNLILMGLPGAGKGTQAEKIVEKYQIPHISTGDMFRAAIKEGTDLGKEAKSYMDQGALVPDEVTIGIVRERLGKDDAKEGFLLDGFPRTIAQAEALETVLSDLGSTLDYVLHIDVDQDQLVERLTGRRICPTCGATYHVTFNPPKVEGKCDHDGSELIQRDDDKPETVRKRVEVNLENTKPLLDFYEGKGYLVTINGDQEIDQVFHDIDNKLGGLSK from the coding sequence TTGAACTTAATCTTAATGGGTTTACCAGGTGCTGGTAAAGGTACCCAGGCAGAGAAGATCGTTGAAAAATACCAAATCCCTCATATCTCAACAGGAGATATGTTTCGTGCTGCGATTAAAGAAGGAACAGACCTAGGTAAAGAAGCTAAGTCCTATATGGACCAAGGTGCTCTTGTGCCTGACGAAGTGACAATTGGTATTGTTCGCGAACGTCTTGGCAAAGATGATGCTAAAGAAGGCTTCTTACTAGACGGTTTCCCAAGAACAATCGCACAAGCAGAAGCGCTTGAAACAGTTCTTTCTGATTTAGGCTCTACCTTAGATTATGTTCTTCATATCGATGTAGACCAAGATCAGCTTGTCGAACGTTTGACTGGACGCAGAATTTGTCCAACATGTGGCGCCACTTATCATGTAACATTCAACCCTCCTAAAGTGGAAGGGAAATGCGATCATGATGGCAGCGAACTCATTCAGCGTGATGACGACAAGCCAGAAACCGTACGCAAGCGTGTTGAAGTAAACCTTGAAAACACTAAACCACTTTTAGACTTCTATGAAGGTAAAGGATATTTAGTTACAATCAATGGAGATCAAGAAATTGATCAAGTCTTCCATGATATTGATAACAAGCTCGGAGGCTTATCTAAATGA
- a CDS encoding energy-coupling factor ABC transporter ATP-binding protein, which produces MDITFNNVSYIYQPNSPFEHRALENLSFEISSGSFVAVIGHTGSGKSTLIQHLNGLLAPTHGSVTVGDVTLQAGSKPKNLKALRKQVGVVFQYPEHQLFEETIEKDISFGPANFGVSKEEIEQRVQETIGAVGLSSDMLERSPFDLSGGQMRRVAIAGVLAMNPRVLVLDEPTAGLDPKGQREIMDMFYQLHHEKELTTVHVTHSMEDALAYADYVIVMHKGQLYMQGKPLEVFKEKDALNNVGLDVPEIIELTDKMNKRFGLSIEYKNQTIKELAEEVAQHLKGASQ; this is translated from the coding sequence ATGGACATTACATTCAACAACGTAAGTTATATCTATCAACCCAATAGCCCTTTTGAACATCGAGCACTTGAAAATCTCTCTTTTGAAATTTCATCTGGGTCCTTTGTGGCTGTGATTGGTCACACGGGTTCTGGTAAATCTACCCTTATTCAACATCTAAACGGATTGTTAGCTCCTACCCACGGGAGTGTGACGGTTGGTGACGTTACGTTACAAGCCGGGTCAAAACCGAAGAACTTAAAAGCCCTTAGAAAGCAAGTTGGGGTTGTGTTTCAATATCCAGAACACCAATTATTTGAAGAAACCATTGAAAAAGATATTTCTTTTGGACCGGCCAACTTCGGTGTGTCAAAAGAAGAAATCGAACAACGCGTCCAAGAAACCATTGGAGCAGTAGGATTGTCATCAGATATGTTAGAGCGTTCTCCATTCGACTTAAGCGGTGGTCAAATGCGCCGCGTCGCTATTGCGGGAGTGCTTGCAATGAATCCTCGCGTTCTGGTGTTAGATGAACCAACTGCAGGGTTAGACCCTAAAGGACAACGTGAGATTATGGATATGTTCTATCAGTTGCATCATGAGAAAGAGCTCACGACGGTTCATGTTACACACAGTATGGAGGATGCTCTTGCTTATGCTGATTACGTGATTGTGATGCACAAAGGTCAATTGTATATGCAAGGCAAACCATTAGAAGTGTTCAAAGAAAAGGACGCTTTAAATAACGTCGGACTAGACGTACCTGAGATTATAGAGTTAACAGATAAGATGAATAAACGTTTTGGTCTTTCTATTGAATATAAGAATCAAACGATTAAAGAACTGGCCGAAGAAGTTGCCCAGCACCTAAAGGGGGCGTCTCAATGA
- the map gene encoding type I methionyl aminopeptidase, which translates to MIITKTPRELDIMREAGRIVALTHQELQKHIEPGISTKKLDEIAEEFILSMDAIPSFKGYNGFRGSICVSVNEELVHGIPGDRQLNNGDIISIDIGAKYKGYHGDSAWTYPVGEIDEATQELLDVTEESLFKGLDEIKPGVRLSNISHAIQSFVEPKGFSIVREYVGHGVGQELHEDPQIPHYGPPNKGPRLRPGMVLAVEPMVNAGERYVRTLADNWTVVTEDGKMCAHFEHTIAITDEGFEILTKA; encoded by the coding sequence ATGATTATTACAAAAACGCCACGTGAATTAGATATCATGCGTGAAGCCGGCCGAATAGTCGCACTCACGCACCAGGAATTGCAAAAGCATATTGAACCTGGTATCTCTACCAAAAAACTTGATGAGATTGCAGAAGAATTCATCCTCAGTATGGATGCAATTCCTTCTTTCAAAGGTTATAATGGATTCCGTGGCAGTATTTGTGTATCTGTCAATGAAGAGCTGGTACATGGAATTCCAGGTGATCGCCAACTAAACAATGGAGATATTATCTCAATTGATATTGGCGCTAAATATAAAGGCTATCATGGAGATTCTGCCTGGACTTACCCAGTAGGGGAAATCGATGAAGCAACACAGGAACTACTTGATGTAACAGAAGAGTCCTTGTTTAAAGGTCTGGATGAAATTAAACCGGGCGTTCGCTTATCTAATATTTCTCATGCTATTCAATCATTCGTAGAACCTAAAGGTTTCTCTATTGTTAGAGAATATGTAGGCCACGGAGTTGGGCAAGAGCTTCATGAAGATCCACAAATTCCACACTACGGCCCACCTAATAAGGGGCCGCGACTTAGACCAGGAATGGTTTTAGCCGTAGAGCCAATGGTCAATGCTGGTGAACGTTATGTACGGACACTTGCTGACAACTGGACAGTAGTGACGGAAGATGGTAAGATGTGTGCCCACTTCGAGCATACTATTGCTATAACGGATGAAGGTTTTGAGATTTTAACTAAAGCCTAA
- a CDS encoding DNA-directed RNA polymerase subunit alpha, producing the protein MIEIEKPKIELVEISDDATFGKLVVEPLERGYGTTLGNSLRRILLSSLPGAAVTSVQIEGALHEFSTVDGVVEDVTTIVLNLKQLALKIYSEETKTLEVDVSGQGNVTAADITHDSDVEILNPEIHIATLQSNANLRMKITAEKGRGYRPAEANKFDEQPIGVIPVDSIFTPISRVTYQVENTRVGQVTNFDKLTLDIWTDGSIRPEEAVSLGAKIYMEHLNIFVGLTDEAQNAEIMVEKEEDQKEKVLEMTIEELDLSVRSYNCLKRAGINTVQELAQKSEEDMMKVRNLGRKSLEEVKHKLEELGLGLRKDD; encoded by the coding sequence ATGATCGAGATTGAAAAGCCAAAAATTGAACTGGTTGAGATCAGCGATGATGCAACGTTTGGTAAGTTGGTCGTCGAACCGCTTGAACGTGGATATGGTACAACACTAGGGAACTCCTTACGTCGTATTCTACTATCCTCACTTCCGGGCGCTGCAGTAACATCTGTCCAGATTGAAGGAGCACTTCATGAATTCTCAACAGTAGATGGTGTAGTCGAAGACGTAACCACTATTGTCTTAAATCTTAAGCAATTAGCTCTTAAGATTTACTCTGAAGAGACGAAAACTTTAGAGGTTGATGTTTCTGGACAGGGAAATGTAACAGCAGCTGACATCACGCATGATTCTGATGTAGAGATCTTAAACCCTGAGATCCACATTGCAACGTTACAATCAAACGCAAATCTCCGTATGAAGATTACGGCAGAAAAAGGACGCGGCTATCGTCCTGCAGAAGCAAACAAATTTGATGAACAGCCGATCGGCGTCATCCCAGTTGATTCTATCTTCACTCCAATTTCACGTGTTACCTACCAAGTGGAAAACACTCGTGTAGGCCAGGTGACAAATTTTGATAAGCTGACGTTAGACATTTGGACTGACGGAAGCATTCGACCAGAAGAAGCTGTTTCATTAGGTGCTAAAATCTACATGGAACACTTAAACATTTTCGTTGGACTCACTGATGAAGCGCAAAACGCTGAAATCATGGTTGAGAAAGAAGAAGACCAAAAAGAAAAAGTCCTTGAAATGACAATCGAAGAACTTGATTTATCCGTGCGTTCTTACAACTGCCTCAAGCGTGCAGGTATCAACACGGTTCAAGAGCTTGCACAAAAATCGGAAGAGGATATGATGAAAGTTCGTAACCTTGGACGTAAATCTCTTGAGGAAGTTAAGCATAAGCTCGAAGAACTTGGCTTAGGCTTACGTAAAGACGATTAA
- the rplQ gene encoding 50S ribosomal protein L17: MARKLGRTTDVRMALLRNLATDLIIHERIETTEAKAKELRSVVEKMITLGKRGDLHARRQAESFLYKAQADEESGQTALQKLFTDIGPRYEDRQGGYTRIMKLGARKGDGAKTAIIELV; this comes from the coding sequence ATGGCTAGAAAACTAGGTCGTACAACTGACGTACGTATGGCATTGCTACGCAACTTAGCAACTGACCTAATTATTCATGAACGTATTGAAACTACTGAAGCGAAAGCGAAAGAGCTTCGTTCTGTTGTAGAGAAAATGATTACACTTGGTAAGCGTGGAGATCTTCATGCTCGTCGCCAAGCTGAATCTTTCCTATACAAAGCACAAGCTGATGAGGAGAGCGGTCAAACTGCACTTCAGAAGCTATTCACAGACATCGGTCCACGTTACGAAGACCGTCAAGGCGGTTACACTCGCATCATGAAACTTGGTGCCCGTAAAGGTGACGGTGCAAAAACTGCGATTATCGAATTAGTATAA